From the Quercus lobata isolate SW786 chromosome 6, ValleyOak3.0 Primary Assembly, whole genome shotgun sequence genome, one window contains:
- the LOC115949660 gene encoding GATA transcription factor 1 has product MELDKAARFMEDLLLDFESDIGEEDEEDDKRRKVLCQDDPTSSSFGVLCPEDPTRVSPELVEEELEWISNKDSFPAVESFILSEDPGTTLSKHNSPVSVLENSSISSHSNSNSNSNSNSTNSNSNGSSKNNNNKTLMSCCGDSFKVPGRARSKLCQRLRRDNQLFWSQQAAAANKIAKAEREVLTMRTTTTTTTITTTTTTTTTTIGRKCQHCGAEKTPQWRAGPLGPKTLCNACGVRYKSGRLVPEYRPASSPTFSPKMHSNSHRKIVEMRRQKGMGTGIGMVVKSVDKG; this is encoded by the exons ATGGAGTTAGACAAGGCGGCTCGTTTCATGGAAGACCTGTTGTTGGACTTTGAGTCGGACATAGGCGAGGAAGACGAAGAGGATGACAAGAGAAGGAAAGTTTTGTGTCAGGATGACCCGACGTCGTCTTCGTTTGGTGTTTTATGTCCGGAAGATCCTACGCGTGTGTCACCA GAGCTTGTAGAAGAAGAACTGGAATGGATATCTAACAAAGACTCATTCCCAGCAGTGGAATCATTCATTCTCTCGGAGGACCCAGGAACTACTCTCTCAAAGCACAACAGCCCAGTCTCTGTGCTTGAAAACAGCTCCATCAGTAGCCACAGCAatagcaacagcaacagcaacagcaacagcacGAACAGCAATAGCAATGGCAGcagcaaaaacaacaacaacaaaactcTTATGAGCTGCTGCGGCGACAGTTTCAAAGTCCCCGGCCGCGCACGAAGTAAGCTGTGCCAGAGGCTGCGCCGTGATAATCAGCTTTTTTGGAGCCAACAGGCGGCCGCGGCCAACAAGATTGCGAAAGCTGAGAGGGAAGTGTTGACGATGAGAACTACTACGACGACTACTActattactactactactactactacgaCGACGACGATTGGGAGGAAATGTCAGCATTGTGGAGCTGAAAAGACCCCGCAATGGCGTGCCGGGCCTCTCGGGCCGAAAACACTGTGTAATGCTTGTGGTGTGCGGTACAAGTCCGGGAGGCTGGTGCCTGAGTACCGCCCCGCAAGCAGCCCGACGTTCTCGCCCAAGATGCATTCGAATTCGCACAGGAAGATAGTAGAGATGAGGAGGCAGAAGGGAATGGGAACGGGAATTGGGATGGTGGTGAAGTCTGTGGATAAAGGGTAG